From the Amycolatopsis thermoflava N1165 genome, one window contains:
- the mftD gene encoding pre-mycofactocin synthase MftD (MftD, an enzyme found in the mycofactocin biosynthesis locus, performs an oxidative deamination of 3-amino-5-[(p-hydroxyphenyl)methyl]-4,4-dimethyl-2-pyrrolidinone (AHDP). The resulting compound, now called pre-mycofactocin (PMFT), is a biologically active redox cofactor that can oxidize the non-exchangeable NADH of TIGR03971 family SDR-type oxidoreductases.) codes for MSNGWFETVAEAQRRARKRLPKSVYGALVAGSERGITVDDNIAAFAELGFAPHVAGLSDKRELGTTVMGQPISLPVVISPTGVQAVHPDGEVAVARAAAARGTAMGLSSFASKSIEEVAAANPQTFFQMYWVGSRDVLVQRMERARAAGAVGLIMTLDWSFSTGRDWGSPVIPEKLDLKAMMRFAPEGITRPKWLWDFAKTRKLPDLTTPNLTPPGGTAPTFFGAYGEWMQTPLPTWEDVAWLREQWGGPFMLKGVMRVDDAKRAVDAGVTAISVSNHGGNNLDGTPAPIRALPAIADAVGGDVEVLLDGGIRRGSDVVKAIALGAKAVLIGRAYLWGLAANGQAGVENVLDILRGGIDSAVLGLGKTSIHDLTRDDVVIPPGFERALGVPKS; via the coding sequence ATGTCCAACGGTTGGTTCGAGACGGTGGCCGAAGCTCAGCGGCGGGCCAGGAAGCGGCTGCCGAAGTCGGTCTACGGCGCATTGGTGGCGGGATCCGAACGCGGGATCACGGTCGACGACAACATCGCCGCGTTCGCCGAACTCGGCTTCGCCCCACACGTCGCCGGGCTGTCCGACAAGCGTGAGCTGGGCACGACGGTGATGGGCCAGCCGATCTCGCTGCCGGTCGTCATCTCCCCCACCGGTGTCCAGGCCGTGCACCCCGACGGCGAGGTGGCCGTGGCGCGCGCCGCGGCCGCGCGCGGCACCGCGATGGGCCTGAGCTCGTTCGCCAGCAAGTCCATCGAGGAGGTCGCGGCGGCCAACCCGCAGACCTTCTTCCAGATGTACTGGGTCGGCAGCCGGGACGTGCTCGTGCAGCGCATGGAGCGCGCCAGGGCCGCCGGCGCGGTCGGGCTGATCATGACGCTGGACTGGTCGTTCTCCACCGGACGCGACTGGGGCAGCCCGGTCATCCCGGAGAAGCTGGACCTGAAGGCGATGATGCGGTTCGCGCCGGAGGGCATCACGCGGCCGAAGTGGCTGTGGGACTTCGCGAAGACACGCAAGCTGCCCGACCTGACCACCCCGAACCTGACCCCGCCCGGCGGCACGGCCCCGACCTTCTTCGGCGCCTACGGCGAGTGGATGCAGACGCCGCTGCCGACGTGGGAGGACGTCGCGTGGCTGCGGGAGCAGTGGGGCGGGCCGTTCATGCTCAAGGGCGTCATGCGGGTGGACGACGCCAAGCGGGCCGTGGACGCCGGCGTCACCGCGATCTCGGTGTCCAACCACGGCGGCAACAACCTGGACGGCACACCGGCCCCGATCCGCGCGCTGCCCGCGATCGCGGACGCCGTCGGCGGCGACGTCGAGGTGCTGCTGGACGGCGGCATCCGGCGCGGCAGCGACGTCGTCAAGGCGATCGCCCTCGGCGCGAAGGCCGTGCTCATCGGCCGCGCGTACCTGTGGGGCCTGGCGGCCAACGGGCAGGCCGGGGTGGAGAACGTGCTGGACATCCTCCGCGGCGGCATCGACTCGGCCGTCCTGGGCCTCGGCAAGACGTCGATCCACGACCTCACCCGCGACGACGTGGTGATCCCGCCTGGCTTCGAGCGCGCCCTCGGGGTGCCGAAGAGCTGA
- a CDS encoding MFS transporter — translation MSSSPGRLTAVLALAGVVVAVMQTLMVPLLADLPSLLHSDSSDTAWVITITLLTGAVATPVLGRLGDMYGKRRMMLVALTLQVAGSLVCGLTTALLPMMIGRGLQGFAIGAIPLGISIMRDELPPERLGGAVGLMSSSLGIGGAFALPVAALVAEHFNWHILFLGAAALGLVSLVLIVLVVPESAVRSPGRFDLPGAIGLSAALVCLLLAISKGGDWGWGSTRTLGFSGAAVVLFVAWGFLQLRTAEPLVDLRTTARRPVLLTNLTSIMVGFALYATQLVPPQLLQLPSATGYGLGLSMVVAGLCVAPSGLLMMAMSPLAAHLIAARGPKVSLLCGITVLGAGYGLGLTLMGAGWQMAIFSAMAGAGVGLAYAAMPSLIMSAVPATETAAANGLNTLMRSIGTSSSSAVVGMVLAGMTIDFGGTPVPSLDGFRTTFLIGCAACVAALLIAFFIPGRARPAETLLLGVVRSPRGVLEGAAVTLISKDGQQTGTTSTDVSGRYSLNIPDGEHVLVCSAAGFQPEAAPVSGPGEVDFTLSATGAITGTVGVAGALLIATDERGEVAGSVTSRADGSFQLPGLLPGRYALAVARRGYRTAAVPVRVGDGPVRCELVLVPEDVTVTN, via the coding sequence ATGTCCTCGTCTCCCGGCCGCCTCACGGCGGTTCTCGCGCTGGCCGGTGTCGTCGTCGCCGTCATGCAGACCCTCATGGTGCCGCTGCTGGCCGACCTGCCGTCGCTGCTGCACAGCGACAGCTCCGACACCGCCTGGGTCATCACGATCACCCTGCTCACCGGCGCGGTCGCCACCCCGGTGCTGGGCCGCCTCGGCGACATGTACGGCAAGCGCCGCATGATGCTCGTCGCGCTGACGTTGCAGGTCGCGGGCTCCCTGGTGTGCGGCCTGACGACCGCGCTGCTGCCCATGATGATCGGCCGCGGGCTGCAGGGCTTCGCCATCGGCGCGATCCCGCTCGGCATCAGCATCATGCGCGACGAACTGCCGCCGGAACGCCTCGGCGGCGCGGTTGGCCTGATGAGCTCGTCGCTGGGCATCGGCGGCGCGTTCGCGCTCCCGGTCGCCGCGCTGGTGGCCGAGCACTTCAACTGGCACATCCTGTTCCTCGGTGCGGCCGCGCTCGGGCTCGTCAGCCTGGTGCTGATCGTGCTCGTGGTGCCGGAGTCCGCGGTCCGCTCCCCCGGCCGCTTCGACCTGCCCGGCGCGATCGGGCTGTCCGCGGCGCTGGTGTGCCTGCTGCTGGCGATCTCGAAGGGCGGCGACTGGGGCTGGGGCAGCACCCGCACCCTCGGCTTCAGCGGCGCGGCGGTGGTGCTGTTCGTGGCGTGGGGATTCCTGCAGCTGCGCACCGCCGAACCGCTGGTCGACCTGCGCACCACCGCGCGGCGGCCGGTCCTGCTCACCAACCTGACCTCGATCATGGTCGGCTTCGCGCTGTACGCGACGCAGCTGGTGCCGCCGCAGCTGCTGCAGCTGCCGTCCGCGACCGGCTACGGGCTCGGGCTGTCGATGGTCGTCGCCGGGTTGTGCGTCGCGCCGTCGGGCCTGCTGATGATGGCGATGTCCCCGCTCGCGGCCCACCTGATCGCCGCGCGCGGCCCGAAGGTCTCGCTGCTGTGCGGCATCACCGTGCTCGGCGCCGGTTACGGGCTCGGCCTGACGCTGATGGGCGCGGGCTGGCAGATGGCGATCTTCTCGGCGATGGCGGGCGCGGGCGTCGGCCTCGCCTACGCCGCCATGCCCAGCCTGATCATGAGCGCGGTCCCGGCCACCGAGACCGCGGCGGCCAACGGCCTCAACACGCTGATGCGCTCGATCGGCACGTCGTCGTCGAGCGCCGTGGTCGGCATGGTGCTCGCCGGCATGACGATCGACTTCGGTGGCACGCCGGTGCCCAGCCTCGACGGGTTCCGCACGACGTTCCTGATCGGCTGCGCCGCGTGCGTGGCCGCGCTGCTGATCGCGTTCTTCATCCCCGGCCGCGCGCGCCCGGCGGAGACCCTGCTGCTGGGCGTCGTGCGGTCGCCGCGCGGCGTCCTCGAAGGCGCGGCGGTGACCCTGATCAGCAAGGACGGGCAGCAGACCGGCACCACGTCGACCGACGTGAGCGGCCGGTACTCGCTGAACATCCCGGATGGCGAGCACGTCCTCGTCTGCTCCGCCGCCGGCTTCCAGCCGGAGGCGGCGCCGGTGAGCGGTCCGGGCGAAGTGGACTTCACGCTGTCGGCCACCGGCGCCATCACCGGCACCGTCGGGGTGGCCGGCGCGCTGCTGATCGCCACCGACGAGCGCGGCGAGGTCGCGGGCAGCGTCACCTCCCGCGCGGACGGCTCGTTCCAGCTGCCCGGCCTGCTGCCCGGCCGCTACGCGCTCGCCGTGGCCAGGCGCGGCTACCGGACCGCCGCCGTTCCGGTGCGGGTCGGCGACGGCCCGGTCCGCTGCGAGCTCGTCCTCGTGCCCGAGGACGTGACGGTCACGAACTAG
- a CDS encoding MFS transporter — translation MIDVLTPSRLRLRSLLALTTAAFITVLTEALPAGVLPAMSADLRVGESAMGQAVTIYAIGTALAAIPLSAATAGWRRKRLLLAGVAGFAVANTVTAVSGAYVLTMAGRFAAGVAAGVVWALLAGYARRLAPEHLQGKAIAVVMAGIPLALSLGVPAGTFLGEVVGWRVTFGVMSVIAVVLIAWIVATVPDQPGQRDGGRIPVRRAVAVPGVAPVLVVTLVFVLAHNILYTYLATFLHGVRIDVVLLVFGVASVLSIAIVGARIDRQLRALTVAATLLVAVAAVILAVLSGNAVLVYAGAALWGLGWGGVPTLLQTAAGNAGGEAADTAQAALVTLWNAAMAGGGVVGGILLDAFGPGVFPWTVLVLLVPVLAVVLGARRNGFPASS, via the coding sequence GTGATCGATGTGCTGACCCCTTCCCGACTCCGGCTGCGGTCCCTGCTCGCGTTGACGACCGCGGCGTTCATCACCGTCCTCACCGAAGCCCTGCCCGCTGGCGTGCTGCCCGCGATGAGCGCCGACCTGCGCGTCGGCGAGTCCGCGATGGGGCAGGCCGTCACGATCTACGCGATCGGCACCGCGCTCGCGGCGATCCCGCTGTCCGCGGCGACCGCGGGCTGGCGCCGCAAGCGCCTGCTGCTCGCCGGGGTGGCCGGGTTCGCCGTCGCCAACACCGTCACCGCGGTGTCCGGCGCCTACGTGCTGACCATGGCGGGCCGGTTCGCCGCCGGGGTGGCCGCCGGCGTGGTGTGGGCGCTGCTCGCCGGGTACGCGCGGCGGCTGGCGCCGGAACACCTGCAGGGCAAGGCGATCGCGGTCGTGATGGCCGGCATCCCGCTCGCGTTGTCGCTCGGCGTCCCGGCCGGCACCTTCCTCGGCGAGGTCGTCGGATGGCGCGTTACGTTCGGCGTGATGTCGGTGATCGCCGTCGTGCTGATCGCCTGGATCGTCGCGACCGTGCCGGACCAGCCGGGGCAGCGTGACGGCGGCCGGATCCCGGTGCGGCGCGCGGTCGCCGTCCCGGGCGTCGCGCCGGTCCTGGTCGTCACGCTCGTGTTCGTGCTGGCCCACAACATCCTTTACACCTACCTGGCCACATTCCTGCACGGCGTCCGGATCGACGTGGTGCTGCTGGTGTTCGGCGTCGCGTCCGTGCTGAGCATCGCGATCGTCGGCGCGCGCATCGACCGGCAGCTGCGGGCGCTGACCGTCGCCGCGACCCTGCTGGTCGCCGTCGCCGCGGTGATCCTGGCCGTGCTGTCCGGCAACGCGGTGCTCGTCTACGCCGGGGCCGCGCTGTGGGGCCTTGGCTGGGGCGGGGTGCCGACGCTGCTGCAGACGGCCGCCGGGAACGCGGGCGGCGAGGCGGCGGACACCGCGCAGGCCGCGCTGGTGACGTTGTGGAACGCGGCCATGGCAGGCGGCGGCGTGGTCGGCGGGATCCTGCTCGACGCGTTCGGGCCCGGCGTGTTCCCGTGGACCGTGCTGGTGCTGCTCGTGCCGGTGCTGGCCGTGGTGCTCGGCGCCCGGCGGAACGGCTTCCCGGCTAGTTCGTGA
- a CDS encoding NAD-dependent protein deacetylase gives MRTRPTLSWTPAGEPLPRTTSLDDVVRIAGTGGVVVLSGAGLSTESGIPDYRGATGSLRRHTPMTYQEFVAAEHARRRYWARSHLGWRTIARAHPNDGHRAVAALRAAGVVGGVITQNVDGLHQAAGTPDVVELHGSLDRVVCLSCRALSPREELDRRLREANPGFTATATRVNPDGDVELADDDVRGFRVVPCTACAGVLKPDVVFFGENVEPSRVDRCFRLVDEASALLVLGSSLTVMSGLRFVRRAAEAGKPVAIINQGPTRGDKYADVRVDLPLGRALTELVARLAV, from the coding sequence GTGCGGACGCGACCGACCCTGAGCTGGACGCCGGCCGGTGAGCCGCTGCCCCGCACGACCAGCCTGGACGACGTGGTCCGCATCGCCGGCACCGGCGGCGTGGTCGTGCTGAGCGGCGCCGGGCTGTCGACCGAGTCCGGGATCCCGGACTACCGCGGCGCCACCGGCAGCCTGCGGCGCCACACGCCGATGACGTACCAGGAGTTCGTGGCGGCCGAGCACGCGCGGCGCCGATACTGGGCGCGCAGCCACCTCGGCTGGCGCACCATCGCGCGGGCGCACCCCAACGACGGCCACCGCGCGGTGGCGGCGCTGCGGGCCGCGGGCGTGGTCGGCGGCGTGATCACGCAGAACGTCGACGGGTTGCACCAGGCGGCCGGCACGCCGGACGTCGTCGAGTTGCACGGCAGCCTGGACCGGGTCGTGTGCCTGTCCTGCCGTGCGTTGTCACCCCGCGAGGAGCTGGACCGCCGCCTGCGCGAGGCGAACCCGGGCTTCACGGCGACCGCGACGCGCGTCAACCCGGACGGCGACGTGGAACTGGCCGACGACGACGTGCGTGGCTTCCGCGTCGTGCCGTGCACCGCGTGCGCGGGCGTGCTGAAGCCGGACGTGGTGTTCTTCGGCGAGAACGTCGAACCGTCCCGTGTGGACCGGTGCTTCCGGCTGGTGGACGAGGCGTCCGCGCTGCTGGTGCTCGGCTCGTCCCTGACGGTCATGTCCGGGCTGCGGTTCGTCCGCCGCGCCGCCGAGGCGGGCAAGCCGGTGGCGATCATCAACCAGGGCCCCACGCGCGGCGACAAGTACGCGGACGTGCGGGTGGACCTGCCGCTGGGCCGTGCGCTCACCGAGCTGGTCGCGCGCCTGGCTGTGTAG
- a CDS encoding DinB family protein produces MSLLRWQFDLTWSLADLHLSALTPADFRWEPGPLTWHVRRAGDGWTIDWADTEPDPVPVPTIAWITWHVGWWWSVALDHAHGRAPRERESVGWPGDENAVAWLRELATDWGGVLDRLSDPDAPAAFPWPAEAGLTVAHQAAWVNAELMKNAAEIGQLRLLRAAQATSG; encoded by the coding sequence GTGTCCCTCCTGCGCTGGCAGTTCGACCTGACCTGGTCGCTGGCCGACCTCCACCTGAGCGCCCTCACCCCGGCGGACTTCCGCTGGGAGCCGGGGCCGCTGACCTGGCACGTCCGGCGGGCCGGGGACGGCTGGACGATCGACTGGGCGGACACCGAACCGGACCCGGTGCCGGTGCCCACCATCGCCTGGATCACCTGGCACGTCGGCTGGTGGTGGAGCGTCGCGCTGGACCACGCGCACGGCCGCGCGCCCCGCGAGCGCGAGTCGGTCGGCTGGCCCGGCGACGAGAACGCCGTGGCCTGGCTGCGCGAGCTGGCCACCGACTGGGGCGGCGTCCTCGACCGACTGTCCGATCCGGACGCTCCCGCCGCCTTCCCGTGGCCCGCCGAGGCCGGGCTCACCGTGGCGCATCAGGCCGCGTGGGTGAACGCGGAACTGATGAAGAACGCGGCCGAGATCGGGCAGCTGCGCCTGCTCCGGGCGGCTCAGGCCACGTCGGGCTGA
- a CDS encoding MerR family transcriptional regulator — MRIGELSERTETPRRLLRYYEEQGLIVSRRLPNGYRDYDEYNVDRVLQIRGLLDAGLPTRIIKQILPCLDKPRTIYFPDATPEMLATLEQERDRMTRRIDCLTRNRDAISEYLDIVRQGRQPDVA, encoded by the coding sequence ATGCGCATCGGGGAGCTGTCGGAACGCACCGAAACGCCCCGCCGCCTGCTGCGTTACTACGAGGAGCAGGGGCTCATCGTGTCCCGGCGCCTGCCGAACGGCTACCGCGACTACGACGAGTACAACGTCGACCGGGTGCTGCAGATCCGCGGCCTGCTCGACGCCGGACTGCCCACCCGCATCATCAAGCAGATCCTGCCGTGCCTGGACAAGCCGCGCACGATCTACTTCCCCGACGCCACGCCGGAGATGCTGGCGACGCTGGAACAGGAGCGGGACCGGATGACCCGGCGCATCGACTGCCTCACCCGCAACCGGGACGCCATCAGCGAGTATCTGGACATCGTGCGGCAGGGCCGTCAGCCCGACGTGGCCTGA